A window of the Candidatus Dadabacteria bacterium genome harbors these coding sequences:
- a CDS encoding NADH-quinone oxidoreductase subunit I produces MVTMAINVKVLERPRLSFWEKLYIPQVLKGLMITIRHITRHQPITVKYPEEVKALPENYRGLHVMPADDEGEIRCVACKLCEIACPTQAISIVSEPADDYGIERRPKVYNIDFMRCVFCGFCVEACPCDALRMGMKYELSSYNRAGLVHTKEVFFDPNVKSDAPRDNANFLYKMGKGEILDSPEEISKIMGLDGTYSEKPDTPPAT; encoded by the coding sequence ATGGTTACTATGGCGATAAACGTAAAAGTGCTTGAGCGACCGCGGCTTTCTTTCTGGGAGAAGCTTTACATTCCCCAGGTGCTAAAGGGCCTTATGATCACCATAAGGCACATCACGCGTCACCAGCCGATAACCGTGAAATACCCCGAGGAGGTAAAAGCGCTTCCCGAGAACTACAGGGGGCTTCACGTGATGCCTGCCGATGACGAGGGCGAGATAAGGTGCGTTGCGTGCAAGCTCTGCGAGATCGCGTGTCCCACCCAGGCTATCTCCATAGTTTCTGAGCCCGCGGACGATTACGGAATCGAGAGAAGGCCCAAGGTATACAACATAGATTTCATGCGCTGCGTTTTCTGCGGCTTTTGCGTCGAGGCCTGCCCATGCGATGCGCTTCGGATGGGAATGAAGTACGAACTCTCTTCGTATAACCGCGCGGGACTCGTTCACACCAAAGAGGTTTTCTTCGACCCTAACGTAAAAAGCGACGCCCCGAGGGACAACGCGAACTTTCTTTACAAGATGGGCAAGGGGGAGATACTCGATTCCCCAGAGGAAATTTCAAAAATAATGGGACTGGACGGCACCTACTCCGAGAAACCGGATACGCCTCCGGCCACATGA
- a CDS encoding anhydro-N-acetylmuramic acid kinase, which produces MNWLRPIISKKEKLAVGLISGTSMDGIDAALVRIRGSGEDTEVQIEDFICREYSDDARKLLLSPGGLNTASLSDLNFLLGQEFAAAVFDLLRKAALKTTEIDLVGTHGQTVFHNPPSLGQEVSSTLQLGEADVICEATGITTVGDFRTRDMAAGGEGAPLIPYVDYLLFSGTGKNVIAHNIGGISNCTLVTKKLGELLAFDTGPGNSLMDSVVRLASGGERNFDEDGTIAGEGSVNKDIFRRLMKNPYLDIEPPKSTGRELFGERMAGRLFSLAQKKGVSLPDLLRTLVEFTACSIVSAYERFIYPRADVEEVVLSGGGARNPVMVSRLREKLAPTRLCLSDEYGIPADAKEAVGFAVLANETVCGNRTNVPAVTGARDATFLGKISIGKNIL; this is translated from the coding sequence GTGAACTGGCTTCGTCCGATAATTTCGAAGAAGGAAAAACTGGCTGTCGGTCTCATTTCCGGGACTTCGATGGACGGTATTGACGCGGCGCTGGTAAGGATTCGCGGCTCGGGAGAGGATACAGAAGTACAGATTGAGGACTTTATCTGCCGGGAATACTCCGACGACGCAAGGAAGCTCCTTCTCTCTCCCGGTGGACTGAACACCGCCTCACTGTCCGATCTTAATTTCCTGCTCGGCCAAGAGTTTGCCGCGGCGGTCTTTGATCTTCTGCGGAAGGCGGCACTCAAAACGACCGAGATTGACTTGGTGGGCACCCACGGCCAGACGGTTTTTCATAACCCTCCTTCTCTGGGGCAGGAGGTTTCCTCGACCCTTCAGCTGGGCGAAGCGGACGTTATCTGCGAGGCTACGGGAATTACCACGGTGGGAGATTTCAGAACTAGGGATATGGCTGCGGGCGGAGAAGGAGCGCCCCTTATCCCCTACGTCGACTACCTGCTGTTCTCCGGAACCGGTAAAAACGTAATAGCCCATAACATAGGGGGCATTTCTAACTGCACTCTGGTCACGAAAAAACTCGGGGAGCTTCTGGCTTTCGATACGGGACCCGGCAATTCTCTGATGGACTCGGTGGTGCGCCTTGCCTCTGGGGGCGAGAGGAATTTCGATGAGGATGGTACGATAGCGGGGGAGGGTTCGGTTAATAAGGACATTTTCCGCAGGCTCATGAAAAATCCGTACCTTGATATAGAACCCCCTAAATCAACCGGCAGGGAGCTTTTCGGGGAACGGATGGCGGGGAGGCTTTTTTCCCTTGCCCAGAAAAAAGGGGTATCCCTTCCCGATCTCCTGCGCACCCTCGTCGAGTTTACTGCCTGCTCCATAGTCTCTGCCTATGAAAGATTTATTTACCCTCGTGCGGATGTGGAAGAAGTCGTGCTGAGCGGTGGCGGCGCCAGAAACCCCGTAATGGTTTCGAGGCTTCGTGAAAAGCTCGCCCCGACGCGGCTTTGCCTCTCGGACGAATACGGCATTCCCGCAGATGCCAAAGAGGCTGTAGGATTCGCGGTGCTTGCGAATGAAACCGTGTGTGGAAACCGGACGAACGTGCCGGCAGTTACGGGAGCCCGGGATGCCACGTTTCTCGGAAAAATCTCGATTGGGAAGAATATCTTGTAA
- the murQ gene encoding N-acetylmuramic acid 6-phosphate etherase: MFPVEKTRPTGHLLTEKANPRTVSIDELSCSEIIDLVSGEDQAAFEAVSREKDSISQAAEMVFRSLECGGRVFFVGAGTSGRLGVMEAAECPPTFGTDPETVQAVMAGGRDAVWNSVEGAEDSTTASVEALRDKKLSVDDVVLGIAASSGTPFVISALEYAKTVGCTSILVCCSEPENAPADLVITLLVGPEVIVGSTRLKAATATKMLLNMVTTTAMVLLGKTYGNLMVDLKPTSSKLVDRARRIIMDICDVEEEEAASLFREAGGNLKVAVVMKLGSLSPEESVKLLRENSGYLKKTLRSISRSAGNP, encoded by the coding sequence ATGTTTCCTGTGGAGAAAACTCGCCCTACAGGACATCTGCTCACAGAGAAAGCAAACCCGAGGACGGTCAGTATCGATGAACTTTCATGTTCCGAGATCATTGATCTTGTAAGTGGGGAAGACCAGGCGGCGTTTGAGGCCGTTTCCAGGGAAAAAGATTCCATCTCCCAGGCAGCGGAAATGGTTTTCCGCTCCCTTGAGTGCGGCGGCAGGGTTTTTTTCGTCGGTGCGGGGACAAGCGGGCGGCTCGGGGTGATGGAAGCCGCCGAATGCCCGCCCACTTTCGGGACGGATCCCGAAACGGTGCAGGCGGTTATGGCGGGAGGGCGGGATGCTGTATGGAACTCGGTCGAGGGTGCCGAGGATTCCACTACGGCTTCCGTGGAAGCCCTACGTGACAAAAAACTCTCTGTGGACGACGTGGTCTTGGGAATCGCGGCGAGTTCCGGTACGCCGTTTGTGATATCGGCCCTTGAGTATGCCAAGACGGTCGGTTGCACAAGCATACTTGTATGTTGCAGCGAGCCGGAGAACGCCCCGGCCGATCTGGTCATAACTCTTCTTGTCGGTCCCGAAGTGATAGTGGGTTCCACTAGGCTCAAGGCCGCTACCGCTACCAAGATGCTCCTTAACATGGTTACGACGACTGCGATGGTGCTTCTCGGGAAAACTTACGGAAACCTGATGGTTGACCTTAAGCCCACGTCGTCAAAGCTCGTCGACAGGGCAAGGAGAATCATAATGGACATATGTGATGTGGAAGAAGAGGAGGCTGCCTCGCTTTTCCGGGAAGCCGGCGGAAATCTCAAGGTTGCCGTGGTAATGAAACTCGGTAGCCTCTCGCCCGAAGAGTCGGTAAAACTGCTGCGGGAAAACAGTGGCTACTTGAAGAAGACCCTAAGGAGCATATCCCGCTCGGCGGGGAATCCGTAA
- a CDS encoding Na+:solute symporter: MKLHAVDWMLLGLYLVFSLGVGLYFSRRASGSLSDYFVSGRGLPWWLLGTSMVATTFAADTPLAITGWIRTEGIWKNWFWWNYIFSHALVIVVFSRLWRRAQVITDNELIELRYGGRPAAFLRGFKAFYFSTIFNFIVMGWVITAMIKVFEVFFGVGQIYAVSLCVGIVLIYTVFSGLWGVVITDFVQYAIALGGTIILAVVVINSDAVGGYGQFVSKIAELPPEQTSMFITQAAGTEEFFSSDFFTFLIFMTVVWWSSHNADGGGYFIQRLCSAKDERHALAGTAWFALNHYVLRLWPWVLVALASVVIFPEAAGVAGGDDESVYLVMIRDFLPPGLRGLLLVSFLAAFMSTVSTHLNWGASYLVNDLYRRFVRQSAPQRHYVAVSRIATVVLAVIAGAVALQIKNIGDAWIFLWAMSSGIGLVLILRWFWWRINAWSEIVALASSLATILILILYTEAKGIPLELRHQILVVPVSIACWVTATFVTAPESSEKLSEFYSRVRPPGLWSPVRKKAGIAPGQGVFSSVFLNWSLVVSFLLCFMIGTGKLVLGDVETALWLLCGSALALVLILYRRGSFFR; encoded by the coding sequence ATGAAACTCCACGCCGTAGACTGGATGCTGCTCGGCCTCTACCTGGTCTTTTCCCTGGGCGTAGGCCTTTATTTTTCAAGGAGGGCGTCCGGAAGTCTTTCAGACTATTTCGTTTCGGGGCGCGGGCTTCCCTGGTGGCTTCTTGGAACCTCGATGGTCGCCACCACTTTTGCCGCCGACACCCCGCTTGCCATAACCGGGTGGATAAGGACCGAAGGGATATGGAAAAACTGGTTCTGGTGGAACTACATCTTCAGCCACGCGCTCGTGATAGTGGTTTTCTCGAGGCTCTGGAGAAGGGCGCAGGTGATAACCGACAACGAGCTGATAGAGCTTCGCTACGGGGGCCGCCCCGCCGCGTTTCTCCGGGGGTTTAAGGCGTTTTATTTCTCGACGATTTTTAATTTCATAGTGATGGGGTGGGTTATAACCGCGATGATCAAGGTGTTTGAGGTCTTTTTCGGAGTGGGGCAAATATATGCGGTTTCGCTTTGCGTAGGAATCGTGCTCATCTACACGGTCTTCTCCGGGCTCTGGGGAGTCGTGATAACGGATTTCGTGCAGTACGCGATAGCGCTCGGCGGCACGATCATACTCGCGGTCGTGGTAATAAACTCTGACGCAGTCGGAGGGTACGGACAGTTCGTAAGCAAAATCGCGGAGCTTCCCCCTGAGCAGACCTCCATGTTCATCACGCAGGCTGCAGGCACTGAAGAGTTTTTCTCCTCCGACTTTTTCACATTCCTTATCTTCATGACTGTTGTCTGGTGGTCCTCCCACAACGCTGACGGTGGAGGTTACTTCATACAGCGGCTTTGTTCCGCAAAAGACGAGAGACATGCCCTTGCGGGCACGGCGTGGTTTGCGCTTAACCATTATGTGCTTCGCCTCTGGCCGTGGGTTCTGGTTGCACTGGCTTCGGTGGTAATCTTTCCCGAGGCGGCCGGAGTGGCGGGAGGGGATGATGAGTCAGTTTACCTTGTGATGATCAGGGACTTTCTCCCGCCGGGTCTTCGGGGTCTTCTGCTGGTTTCCTTTCTCGCGGCGTTTATGTCCACGGTATCGACGCACCTTAACTGGGGGGCTTCGTATCTAGTGAACGATCTTTACAGGAGGTTCGTGCGGCAAAGCGCCCCGCAGCGCCATTACGTGGCGGTCTCGAGGATTGCAACCGTGGTGCTTGCCGTTATCGCGGGCGCAGTGGCGCTTCAGATAAAAAACATAGGGGACGCCTGGATATTTCTCTGGGCCATGAGTTCGGGAATCGGCCTTGTGCTCATACTCAGGTGGTTCTGGTGGAGGATAAACGCCTGGAGCGAGATAGTGGCGCTTGCATCGTCGCTTGCGACCATACTGATTCTGATTCTCTACACTGAGGCCAAGGGCATTCCGCTTGAACTGCGCCACCAGATACTTGTCGTTCCCGTCTCGATTGCCTGCTGGGTTACGGCCACTTTCGTCACCGCTCCCGAGTCCTCGGAAAAACTCTCGGAATTCTACTCGAGGGTAAGACCTCCTGGCCTCTGGTCGCCCGTCCGGAAGAAAGCGGGGATTGCGCCGGGGCAGGGAGTTTTTTCCTCGGTCTTTCTTAACTGGTCGCTTGTCGTATCCTTTCTTCTCTGTTTCATGATAGGGACGGGAAAGCTCGTTCTGGGAGACGTAGAAACCGCGCTCTGGCTTCTTTGCGGCTCTGCGCTTGCGCTTGTCCTCATCCTTTACCGCCGCGGCAGTTTTTTCCGCTAG
- a CDS encoding GtrA family protein → MTRSDYPVLFVISEINAFFILLLFFTLRAEMPGVYSTLVGVQWGMFILSPVVHFLFLGLFSRWSSLIQFAKFCVISFSNLVIDFGILNLLIYYSGVAEGVLYSVFKAASFILANVNGYAWNKFWTFRSKEVEGWMNQFIRFFAVVGVGLVINVTVASYVVAEFGGSGGSISSTVWANIGAAVSLIFTLFWNFFGLKYLVFRKS, encoded by the coding sequence ATGACCAGATCGGATTATCCCGTTTTATTCGTAATAAGCGAGATAAACGCGTTTTTCATACTGCTTCTCTTCTTCACGCTTCGCGCCGAGATGCCCGGAGTGTACTCCACGCTTGTGGGAGTGCAGTGGGGGATGTTCATACTGAGTCCCGTGGTCCACTTTCTTTTTCTCGGGCTTTTCTCCCGTTGGTCCTCGCTGATCCAGTTCGCAAAGTTCTGCGTCATAAGTTTTTCTAACCTCGTAATCGACTTCGGAATACTCAACCTGCTTATCTATTATTCCGGGGTGGCTGAAGGGGTTCTATACTCGGTTTTCAAAGCGGCTTCCTTTATTCTGGCAAACGTTAACGGCTATGCGTGGAACAAGTTCTGGACGTTTCGCAGCAAGGAGGTCGAGGGGTGGATGAACCAGTTCATAAGGTTCTTCGCCGTCGTGGGCGTGGGGCTCGTGATAAACGTTACGGTTGCTTCATACGTGGTTGCCGAGTTCGGAGGTTCTGGGGGCTCCATCTCGTCCACGGTGTGGGCGAACATAGGAGCCGCGGTGTCCTTGATATTCACGCTTTTCTGGAATTTCTTCGGCCTTAAGTATCTGGTTTTCCGGAAGAGCTAA